The following DNA comes from Chloroflexota bacterium.
CCCAGACAATCTCGGTTGGGTCAACTGAAATCTGCCCATCAAGCGCAGGTCGGAGGAAGCGCGCGAATTGCGGGTATATCTGGTACAGGATGTCTATCTTCCAAGCCAGGTAGTCATCCGGCGGCGGGTAGTCTGCGCTGTTCCTGCCTAGCCATTCCATCCACTGCTTCCAATCTTCGCCGCCGTACTGCTCGCCGGTCAATTCACGCAAGACTTCGGCCGACGCTTCGCGCGCGTTCAGCGTGGACTGGTAGCGCATGGATTCGATAAGCACCGGCACCATCGACTTGTCGCCGTTGAGCCTCACTTCTTCGAGCGCGTCGTAGGTGCGAGCACTGGTCATCCCAAAGCCCGGAAACACCTTGTACATCGCGCTGCCGGAGTCGTATGGTATCGGCGTAGGCTCGGATGTGGATACGGCAGTTGGCGTAGTCACTGCTGATGGTGGCGTCGAAGTTGGGCTAGGCGTTGCTAATTCGGCGACGGGCGATTGCGCTGCGGGCGTTTCGACCGGCGGTGATATAGGCGCGGGCGTTGGCTCGGCGGCGCAGGCGGCTATCGTGATTAGCGCCGTTGCGAGCGCAGCAATTAGAACGATGATTGGTATTATTCGTGAGGTTAGTGGCACGTTACATCCTTACGGTCTGACTTCTAGTTATATCTAGGCTCTGTGGACATTTGGTGAATGAAGCGTTTTATACTTGAAAAGCAACTCTATTCTTGTCATTCTGAACGCAGCGCAGCGGAGTGAAGAATCTAAAATCGTTGCATGCAAGCCTGTTTTCGACCGTAGATTTCTCGCTTTGCTCGAAATGACAAGGCGAAAACGAAATGTCCACACAACCTAGTTATATATAGGATGCACAGTTGGACAGAAACGATAGCGAGCGTCCATTATTGCCCCCACCCCAACTACCCGAGAAGACAATTATACGAGAAACGGAGGCGTAACAATGGCAGAGGTTCAATTCTACACTTGGGCGCGATGAAGCACGTGCCGCAAGGTGAAGGCGTCGCTTTCACAGGACGGGACGGAGCTTGATGAGCGGGATTTCTTCAAGGACGGGTTCACGGAGGCGGAACTGCGCGGTCTGCTGGGAGACACCGACCCGGCAGATGTGTTTTCGTGGCGCAGCCCGTCGGCGCGCAAACTGGGGCTTGACCGCGACACGGTGACGGCGGGCGAACTAGTCCGCCTGATGCTGGACGAGCCGCGCCTGATACGCCGCCCGCTGATACAGGTCAACGGACGGCTAATCGTAGGCACGGACAAGAAGGCGATGGCGGAGGCGTTTGGATAAGATAATCGAACGCCGAAACTGTGAGGCAACATGTGAATGACTCCGAGATAACATACCGTCCGCATTTCAGACTTCGGATGCGGCAACGGGAGTTTCCTGACGGTTTCGGCGAAATGTTGTTGCGAGATGCAGACAACTACTATTATGATACACAGGAAAATACATCAGTTGCCGTAAAAAGAGTGCCGTTCAAAGGTCGTGAACGCGATATTGCGCTGATATTCTCCGTCGAGGGGAGCGCAATCGCATTTATCAGCATCTTCCCACTTAAACTTGGTGAGCTGCGGCGCAAGACGCAAATGGGTAAATGGGCGCGGGATGAAACTGCAAGTAACCTATGACAAAGAAGCCGACGCTTTCACGCTGGGGCGAGGACAGGTCAACGGCGAACCTACAGAATTGTGGGAGGCTTATCCGTGGGTCCGCCTGGAAGTGGGCGAAGAAAGCGGCGACCTGCTCTGCGTGGAGATACTAGGGGCAGCAAAGACCCTAGGCAACCTGCTGAAGCCGCTCGACACGGGGCAAGACTTCGTTTGCGCGAGCGTAGAAGGAGAAATGTCGCCGATAAAGGACGCGCTGCTGAAGCCGGACGGTGAGCTAGAAGGTCGCTATACAGAGTACATCATGTTCGGCCCAGGCGAAGAATCGGATCAGGACGCTCGTCTCAAGCAAGTGCGCGCAGCACTAGCGCCGTACCTGCTTCTCGTCCGCGAAAGTAACTTAGCACAGACGCAGACTGCTTGACACACTTCGGATTTTGCGAACCAGAGGGGGATCGCTTCGGTCCCCTTGTTGCTCATTGAGCAAACTTCACAGCTAGAAGTTTCTTGCCCCCTACGGCCGCACCGCCCGCTTCTCCCTCTGCGCCAGCTTGTGCAGCATTGGCTGCGCGAGCTTGACGAACGTGCACGCCAGGCGGCGTGTCTCGCGCGGGTCTATCAGGTCCACTACATCCCCACGGTAGGCTGCGCGAAAGGGCGAGCGCAGTTTCAGCAGGCGCTCTTCTATCATCGCGCGGTGTGCCTCCGGGTCGGGCGCGTTCTCGATTTCACGGCGGTACGCAGCCGCCACGCCACCTTCAATGGGTATGCCGCCCCACTCGCCGGCGGGCCAGCCGAAGCGCAGGTTCAAGCCATCTGGATGCCCTAGGCTGTGCGCCGCGTCCGCTGCCACGCCATACGCCTTGCGGATGTTGAACTCTATCTTCGGCACTTTCGCCTCGGCGCTGGCTATTAGCGCGCGGATGCCGCGTCGCATGGTGGCGATTCGCTCCGCGTGAGAGCCGAGCATGAAGCCGGGCATGTCCAAGAATATGACGACCGGCAGGTTGAACGCGTCGCACAGGTCAACGAAGTGCGCGTACTTTTCCGCCGCCCAGCCGTCCATCGCGCCTGCGAGCTTCATCGGGTCGCTGCCTATGATGCCCACGCTGTAGCCGTCGAGCCGGGCGAATCCGGTGATGATTGAACTCGCCCAGTGGCGGCGCATCTCGAAGAACTCGCCGTTGTCCACGACCAGCTTTATCAATTTGCGCGGGTCGTATCCGCGACGCCTGTTGGGTGGGATGATGTTCAGCAGCTCTTCGGGACGGCGGTCCGGCGGGTCGCCGGTCTCCACACGCGGCGCTACATCGTTGGTTGTGTTCGGCAGGTAGGATATGAACTTCTTTATCTGATTGAAGGCATCTTCTTCAGACTCGGCTACATTGTCAACCTGCCCGCTCTCGTGAACATGTCGCTTGTAGCCGCCGAGTTCTTCTTTGTCCATCTGTTCGCCGATTGCGCGGCGCACGACGGGCGGTCCGGACGGGAATATCTGCGACTGCTCTTTGACCATGACGGTGAAGTGCGACATCAGCGCGAACGCAGCCGGCGCTCCCGCGACCGATCCCATAATGCCCGCCGCGACCGGCACGCGCTTCATAAGCTCTACGCCCTTCCACCACAGGTCGCCGCCGGGCAAGCCCATGTGCCCTGCCGCCTCGTCCGCCTTCGCGCTGTGCCCGACGCCTTCAACGAGCTGGATGTACGGAATGCCGTACTGCGTGGCGAGCGGCTGCGTGAACTGCCGCGAGTGCTTGCGGACATTGTGCGGGCTGCCGCCGGATATGGTGAAATCGTCGCCGCCGATAGCGACCGGGCGCCCGTCAATCTCGCCAAGCCCCATCACATACGCGCCGGGCGTGAACTCGACCATATTGCCTTCGTCGTCGAACTCGGCTGCGCCAACCATCGGACCGGCTTCTAGGAAACTTCCGGGGTCAACCATCTTCTCGATGCGCTCGCGGATGGTGTAGCGTCCGCCGCTGTGCTGTCGTTTCACGCGCTCTGTCCCCCCCAGCTCAGCGGCTAGACTTCGCACGTACTTCATGTCATCGATGGCTTGCTCCCACGGCTCGCCGGGCTTCCACATATCGCGGTTCTTGTCGATTGGCATATTCAGTCCTTTCAGTTATCTGCCATACCGGGCAACGTGAATAATTTGAAATCGGAGACATGCCCCTATCTTCGCTGCGCTGCGCCGAGAATGACAATTGACGGAGGTTACCCCCAGCCCAAGCGGGGCAGCACATCGCCGTACCGCGAGAGCGAGCCTATCAGGTCGGTGGTGTACAGACCGGCGACGAAGTCCGGGTGCACCAGCGCCACATGGAGCGCGCCGATGTTTGTCGCCACGCCGCGCACTTCGGTGGCGTCAAGCGCCTCTTGCATTAGCCATATCGCTTCGTCTCTAGTGTCGCCCCATGATATGAACTTGGCGAGCAGCGGGTCAAAGTATGGCGTTACGACATCGCCTTCGCGGAATCCGCTGTCGATGCGCAGGTCGGGCATGGTGGGCAGGCGGAATGTTTCGAGCGTGCCGGGCCAGGGGATGAATGTGCGCGGGTCTTCGGCGTAGATACGGCACTCGACAGCGTAGCCGTTCAGCAGCACATCGCTTTCGATGGACAGCGGCAGACCCGCTGCGGCGCGGAGCTGCTGTTCCACGATGTCCACGCCGGTGACCGCTTCCGTGATGCCGTGCTCTACCTGAAGACGCGTGTTCGCTTCGAGGAAGAACGCCGAGTAGCTATCGTCCACGAGGAACTCAAATGTGCCCGCGCCGGCATAGTTTGTGGCGCGGGCGGCGTTTTCCGCCCAGCTCACGAGCGATTGGC
Coding sequences within:
- a CDS encoding DUF3179 domain-containing protein — protein: MPLTSRIIPIIVLIAALATALITIAACAAEPTPAPISPPVETPAAQSPVAELATPSPTSTPPSAVTTPTAVSTSEPTPIPYDSGSAMYKVFPGFGMTSARTYDALEEVRLNGDKSMVPVLIESMRYQSTLNAREASAEVLRELTGEQYGGEDWKQWMEWLGRNSADYPPPDDYLAWKIDILYQIYPQFARFLRPALDGQISVDPTEIVWGGVITDGIPDIYAPKLLTAEAADYLRDDDRVFGVSINGDTRAYPLRIINGHEMVNDTVGGEPISLAW